CTTCTCTTGCCTGCAGAAACCGTACGTTTGTTGGGTTGTTTTAAATCCGCTCGAGAGCAAGCCCTGGCTTTTACCAGCTTCCCAGAGCCGCCCCAGGCTTTTTTTTCACTCCCTTCTTCCTGTCCTATTCCCCCCTCCCTTCTGATTGGGTACTAGAACCTTCTCCTCCACAGCAATTCCTCTGAAGTCTCTGGGAGCTTGTCTCCTACACGGGGTCACATAGTCGCAAGAGTGGGGGGCCAGGGGGCCGGTGGCTTCTGGCTCCTTGTTCTCACCTTCAGTTTACCAATTTATATGGTCTCCTATATTCTAAATAACAACAATTGCAAAGACTTATTGAATGCAGAGGGACAGTTCCAAGCATTTCTACATATATTAACTTTTTCAGCCCTCACAATCCTATGAGATAGATACGATTTTTATTAGTCCCATTTTTACACTTAAGGAAACCAAAGTACAAACAAGTTAATTAAATGGTCCATGGTCACATGGTGAATAAGTGACAGCTGCAGGATTTAAACCTCCGTGGTCTGGCTCCAGTGGTCACATTAGCTGCTACAGCCTActtctctttaaaaaagaaaggaagaaagaaggaaagaaaaattccAGAGTTCACAGGAAAAAAGCAAGGAGAAAGAACTAACATTTGAATCTCTATTATGCTTCAGATAGTTTGTCATTGAATCCTCACTATTAACTCTGTGAAGCAGCCCACATTTTACCAATGAGAAAACAGGTTTAGGGAAATGGAGTAGCCTGTGCAAGTCCAAACACCTAGAAAGTGGAGCTGGGAGTCAACTTCCCATTCCATTAACCTGATACCTTGGCCCCACTAGATTGACCTTTATGACTTGGAGAAGATATCAGGTCTTCTTGGGGCAACAAAACTGAAAAGCAAAGGATGGATGACAAGTCAGCCAGTGAAAGGAGTTAGGAGCTGAAGGCTCTTCCCTCCATACCTCCATGcttgggatggggtggggggagggatgcATCTAAGACATCCCACATTCAAGATGCCCTGTCTGTAAACCAGTGTCCTCCCCAGGTACTTTCCACTGGACATGTGTTTCCAGAAACACACTGGGGGGAGGGCAGCTGTTGAGAGCCTGGCAGGAGGGAGCCCAGGGGTTGACAAGAGCTACTCTCCTCAACGAGTAACTTCATCTGGAGATTCTGACATACAGTTAAGTTCTCCCAATAATGATATTCCTTAGGAGTAAGAAGGAGCAGTCTCTATTTTGTCTCCTAAAGAAGTAGGGGCGACCTCCATGCCTTCCTGTATTTTAAATGGGACCACTGGAAACTCACGGACAAACTCCTCAGTTTGACCCTCCCTCAGCCCCACTTCTAGCCTAATCTCCCTCTACCTACACACTGCCCAGGTGCTGTCCAGCTTCTGGACCGTTGCTCATACTGCTGCTTTCTTCATCTGGGTCTTTAACTGCTGAAATCCCATCATGTCTTTAGTTCCAATAAAAAATATCACCTCCTCTTCCCACAGGAAGTTCCCTATCTCCCTTACCCTGAACATGCGTGCCAGATATATTAAATCCCCTCCAAAACTCCAGAGTAGCCGAACTTTCTTCAGCCCATTACCACTGGCCTGCACTTAGAGGGCCACCGTAAATGGTCGAATATCTGTCGGACAGTGTCTGAGTGGCTTATATTCCAGGCCCATCTGCTTACGGAGTGAGAGGGTTGGAGACGGGACTTTGGCCTAGCTCCTTCCACCCGGCTCTTCCCACCGCCTCCCTGTCTTGGCTCAGCTTTAGGTAGAGCCCCGCAGGCACTAACTGCAGCTTTCTTGTCACCATAGCGACGGGTGGGGAGAGAAAGCAGTCTCCTTTTTGAACTACATCTCCCATCATGCACCCGGGTCCCAGGGCACCCGGGCTTAGGCTGAGGCCTGCGACCCGGACGGACCTTCGGGAACTAGGAGGAGTCGGGAATGGGGAACAAGGCGCAGAGGTGACGGCGTCGCCGCCCTGCCCACTGCAGGAGTCCCGCCTCCCCCTAACCTAGAAGGCCACTTGGGCCCCCGTCTGCTCTATGCACAACCGCATCGGGCTTAACATGGCCGCTCTTGCTGCGACTGGCCGTGTGCGCAGAGAGCCGGGCGGAGGTCCGGAGCCAGGGACTGCTCCCGGCATTCCTCGCGGGTGAGGCCTgggctccctccctccatttccGGGTCCCGCAAGAGGGAGACCCTCGGGCTTTGAGGTGAGACCCGAGGCTCCGCCGGCCGGGACTGGGTCGGGGAAGGGCAGGGTCATCCTGGACGGTGAGCCACTGGCCTTCGGGGGTACCAAGGTATATAGAGAGAGCGTTGAAAGAACACCTGCTACACGGCCGGTCTTTTTTCTAGGGAGGCCTTTGGATTGAGCACATCATCAGCAGTGGAAGGAATTTAATTGGGGTCCTGTCACTTTTGTGGAGCCTTAAAACATTGGTCTGGGCCATCCATCACCGATGGTAGGGAGAAAGGGCTGTAGCTTCGGCAGCGAGCTCTGCaccactgtgtgtgtgtctcctaAGTTTTCCAGGGTCGGGGACTGTCCTGAACTGTCTCCCTGCAGGGCTGAGTACCCAGACCTTGCACTCTTTGGAGCTCAGCAAATGTTTGTTGATTGACTGATTGCAGGTAGCATGGCCCAGGGCTTGATTGAGGTGGAGCGAAAGTTCGTCCCTGGGCCTGACACAGAGGAGCGGCTGCAGGAGTTGGGGGGCACCCTGGAGCACCGGATCACCTTCCAAGACAGCTACTATGACACCTCTGAGCTGTGCCTCATGAAGGCTAACCACTGGCTTCGGCAGCGAGAGGGTAGCGGATGGGAGCTCAAATGTCCTGGAGTAGCAGGTGTCTCAGGACCCCACACTGAGTACAGGGAACTCACAGCTGAGCCTGCAATTGTGGCCCAGCTCTGTGAGGTGCTGGGGGCTGAGGGCCTGGGGGCTGAGGGCCTGGGGGCTGGAGGCGTGGCTGCTCTGCTGGGTCCGTTGGGGCTGCAGGAAGTAGCTAAGTTTGTGACTAAGCGGAGTGCCTGGAAGCTGGTCCTCTTAGGGGCTGAAGAGGAGCTGCCACTCAAGGTGGACTTGGATACAGCTGACTTTGGCTACGCTGTGGGTGAGGTGGAGACCCTGGTACATGAGGAGGCTGAGGTGCCAACTGCCCTGGGGAAGATCCTCAGCCTCAGCAGCCTGCTTGGTGAGGGAAACAGGCCCCTCTGTGCTTTCCCTGCTCTCCACTTTCTTTTGGATGCACCCACTGAACCATGTAGTAGGGGAGGGTCTTGGGTTATTTCTGTAATGGGAATTGTTTTACTCATTTCCTAGAGTACCCAGTTGGTTTAGGGTTGACTATCAAATCTGGTTTCCTCTGCTTTTATAGTAGCTATCCAGCTAGATTTAATCCTTCCACGTGTCTCTAGTCTTTATCCCAGGCTTTGTGTCTCATCTAGTTTTCTGCTGAATATCTTTAGCCATTGCAGGTCTCCTTCAGTTCCATTTGTCAGGCCTCTATCCATTCCTACTTcagtccttccttcctccccctccaCAGCCCCCTTCCTCTCATTTTCACAACTACCTAGATTCTCAATTGTCCTGTTGGCTTTGAGTAAAATGTAAGAATGTTGGTAAGCTCTGGTGGGTTCTTCTTTTCCTAGGCTTAGCTTCCTTATAGACAGTCATCCACACAGGTATAGGGTTGTGCATCCCACAGGGTATCACAGCCTGGAATGCTCTTACTGCCTTCTCAGCAAACATACACTGAATTTCCTGCTGTGTGGCCAGCGTGCTGCCAGGCACTGACAACCAACAGTAGCAATGGGCAGCACAATACCAGATGGAGGGCAGATTCTATGCGGACCCTGCCCCACAGCTACAGCTTTTTCTCTAGTCTTCTTTGGACACCCCTTGGTTTCTCTCTGTGTGGGCATCTCTGCATGTGCTTCATTACCAAGCTAATGAGCTTTGGCCtgcctaaaaaccaaaaccaaacccagtgccgtcaagtcgattccgactcatataggcTTTAATCTTGATTGAGGGACAGAAACAATAAATGAAGCACTCTTCTGTCTTCATGGCACCTTGGGTGCCTCTTTACCATTTCTCCTTCCTGGAGAGCCGCATGCTTGGCTTCCCAGCTACACCCCTGTCTGAACTGGCCCTTTTAGCCCGCAGTTCCACAGGCCAATAAGGGACTGGGTTATGGAAGCTGTTAGGTGGCACTCAGAATCCCAGTGCTGCCTCAGTAACTCTGGGGTCCTGGCTGGGTGTGTGGGAAGCACAGTCAAAGCATTTGGACCTGTCTGGCTCTCTCCTCACTGTCCTTTTGCCTGTAGGTGTGCCAGCACAGGAGAAGCCACCTGCCAAGTTGATCGTGTACCTGCAGCGCTTCCGGCCTCGGGACTATCAACTCCTGCTAGAATCGAACAGCTTCAGAGAGAAGCTACAGGAAACTAAACATCCAGACAGTAGCCTGGGCTAGGGATGTCACTTGCTAGAGGGGGAAGAAAGCTCGGGGTCTAATGGGGTTCACTCCTGGGCTCACTGTGCCTCTTATCCTGGGTTCCCTTCCTACAGTGACTTCTCTGTCTCCAGCTCTGCCTGTTCCTTCACCTACTGAGCTACCTTCCTTCAGTCCTCCCTGGCTGCCTCTTCTCCCTCATCCGTCAGATGCAATCTGTGGGCCGCCCCTCTCCCCTGGCCGCTAAGCAGCCTCCATTGATTTCTGCTCGTGTTTATAGGATTTCCACTTAGCCGTGATCAGTAGTTAAGCACAGGAAAATCCCTTGCCGCCTCCCCTCCCTTGGTCGATGCCATTGATTCTGCCAGCGGCTCCTAAACCACCTTACAGCTGAGTTAGAGATCAGGGGAGGCAGCAGGGATTTCCTTGCCTTGGGGTGTGGGAATAGCAGCAGGTTGGGGAAATGGGTGGGAATCACTGTTGGAAATCTAAAAATTCTGGTTTGATTTTGCAATTGTGCCCTGCTTTGGCCCCAGCAGGTGAGTACTTCCTGTGGAAGTTTGGGGACAAATTTGCCCCCcaggctgggaagaaagaaaaccctCCTTGTAGAAACAGGTTTCAAAGGCTCGGGGAAGATAACGTAATTTCTGTGTAAGAACGCTTCTTCCCTTGTTGTTATTCATGCACATTTTATACCTCAAATATACCCAAATATGTCTCCCCACTCCTCTCAGCTTTTATTGGGCTTTCATTatttgtgggggaggggggcaagCCCCATCGGTTTTTGCAGTGGGATGCACAGAGCGAGCGCGCCACCTGCTGGTAACTCCAAGCTGCTGGAGCCCTGGGGCTTGGAGCATAGGATTTGAGGCTGTGGTTGGAGGCAGAGCCTGTTACTGCCATGTCTCCAGGGGCAAGTTGTTCACCTCAAAGATCTCCTGCACCGACTGCCCGAAGTGGTTGTAGGTAAGGCGCAATTTTAGCCGCAAGGGGGCCTAGGAACAGAAGAGCAGAGACCAGGGTTAGCACCTGTGACTTCTCCCTCCTCTGGGTCTTATCTCTGGGGGCCTCTGGACTCACCTTGTTGGGATTGAGGATTCTGAGGAGCTGCGTGATGGGAAGGCCGCCCTGAGCTGGAACTGTGTCCCCACTAGGGGCCTGGAGCTGCAGCTGGATACTCTGAGCATAGGAGGTTTGGGCAGAGCACAGTAAGGCAGCCAGCTGGGCTTGGGCAACCCTCCACACCCAATAGTTCAGACCCTTTTCCCTAACTCCCCAATGCTTGTGTCTGCACACCACTCCCTTGCCATctcaccctctcccaccccctcttCCATTTAATGGCCTCTTTTCCTGGACTGCCCAGGCCACCTCTGAACTCTGGTTTAATACAAACCTTGGGTACAGCGGCCTGGCAGACAAAGTGGGTGACATCACTCCCTGAGGAGTTGGTGGCAGTGGCAGTGATTAAAAGCAAAGCAGGGATTTCAGAGGGTCGAGCAAAAGACAGATTCAGCTGTAGTCCCTCACGCTCAAACACTTTGACATTTGGGATGGGAGCTAGAGTAAGAAGAGACGGGCAGCTCAGCATTTCCTCTGGAATAACaaggtcattcattcattcaacaaaaatcaACTGAGTACCTACTGGGTAGAGGGCACTAAAGATGCTAATGACAGAGTGGACAAGAAAATGAGGTCCCTGGCCTattggagcttacagtctagtgggggaGGAAGACagtaaatgaaaacaaacaagatAATCAAGGACTATAACAGATGCTATGAAGGAAATTATGCCAGTGTACCTGGGAAGACCTAACTTAGAGAGGGGCGATAGGTGATGGCATCTGCCATTttagctgagacctgaagaatgAGAATGAGCTGATCATGTGATGTGCTGGAAAAGACCATTCAATGTAAAATGAAATGCCGAAAGCTTGAGGTGAGAGGGCTTGAGGAGCTAAAGGGGCCAGTGGAGCATGCAGTGGGAAAGTGGCATGAGATGAGGCTGGGGAGGAAGCAGGGCTTTGCAGAATCTAGAACAAGGGAAGACACTGAAGGGTGTCCAGGAGAGAATGGGCACAATCTATAACACTTTACCTTCTGAGGGGAGGTGCATATAGGAGGGAAGAGGGTACATGAACCCCAGTCCCTGGCTAAGAAGCAGCAACACATTCCCACCTCTCCTTCTCTCAGCTCCAGCCTTCCCAGACATCTCCTTGCCTTTGCTGAGACTTACCCAGGGCTGGAGGAGCACAGGGCAGGTCAAGGAGGTGTACTAAGGTACCTCCTGGGGAGGGATCTAGAGGAGGATGCTGGGAGTCCCCAGAAGTGCCATCCAGGAGATCTAACAGATCCAAGAGCTTTGAAGCCTGGGGAAAAGGGTACAAGGGTCAGGCCTGGGTATGGACACGGGCCTAGTCCTCATTCCAGAGCTTCCACCCGCCTCACCTGGGGCTCTGTGGGGACAGGGGCTGCTTCTGAAAGCCTGGCTTCTTTGCTTTCCTCTGCCTCCTCATCAACCTGAGGGCCACCTCGCTCCATGAGAGGCATCTTTTCAAGGATGGCAGCCCTGAAAGGATGGAGTACAAGTGCGTCCCCTTGGAATACCATCTTTGTGGACCCCGGGCCTTTCACAAGAGGCATCTTGGAGAAGGGGCAAGAACATGGAGAGCCCTGGGCACATGGCAAGTCAGAAGTGCCCCTCTGATTTCCTCAGATGGCACACTGCTGCCGGTTTTCAGATGAGCTAGGGGAGTTGGAAGCCAGCTTAGCTTCAGTGAACTGCAGGTGGGAGGCTCTCACCcaggatgaggaaggacattgGTTAGGGTGAAACTCTTGTACCCAGAAAGGTGCATTTAGGGAGAGGGCGGGGTTTGGGCCCCACGCTGAGGCAGAATGCCAAACGCACCTCATGTGGTCGTACTTCCGGAAAAGTGTGTTATACTCCACAGCCCGCTGCTGCAGTTCCACATCTAGACAGCTCCCGTAGATGGATACCACCTGCCGGATGCGGCTGGGCCACAGTGGTGTGTTTAAGTGGGAACAGGAGTCCACCCTGCCCTTCAGCTCCAGGACATGGCAGGGGAGAGACCCCACAGAGCAAGGAGGTACCTGAGATACTTGGCTCAAAAGCAAGAGCCTAAGGATTGGGGGGAGTAGGGGGTGTGTGCTGGAGAGAAGTTCAGAAACTCGTGGGCACAGTGAAACGGCATCTCTTACCAGGGGCTCCAAGAGGGGGACCTGTGGCAGGGGCTAGGACCCCTTCTTACTTGTTGTCCCCACGGAGCCGGGTGCTGAGCTTCATGAGGGCTGTGAGGGCATATCCTCGGGTGGCTGGCAGGGACATATGGGACTGCAGCACCTTTTCGAGCAGCACCAACACCTCTTCTTCCTCCACCTTCCGAGGTGGACACAGGCAGTGACCCCAAAAGCTGGCCCTGCCTCCCCTGAGTCCCTCCCTCAGTGTACCCCCAATGCAGGGCTCACCTGAAGAGGCTCAGTTTCTTCACAGCTCCCCTCCAACAGAAGGTCCCCGTACTCCCCGATGCACCAGGCAGCTACCTGTACCAGTGGTTGCTGCATGGGATGAGAAACACTGCTGGACCAGTGTATGGTGAGGGTTGGAGGGGTGTGGAAAGGGACAGGCCTTGGCACTGAGAGCAGTTAAGAGTTTTGTCACCTGGCTCTGTCCTGGCAACTGGGCGCCTACCGCCCTCTGGTGGCCAAGTTTTGCAACTACAAGACCTAACCACACAGGATGCAGGTGGGCAGAGTACCTGGGAGATGTCCTCTGCCAGGGCGCTGTAGAGGCGGCAGACAGAATAGGCGTGTAGCTCCTGGGCTCCCCCAATCAGCTGGGTCAGGTTGGCTACTGCATCATCCCGCACATGGGTGCCTGCCTGAGGGTGGGAGTGAACATGGCCAAGCCAGTGTGGTAAGCTGCGTATTCCCACCCAGCTCACTCGGGCCAGAGCCCACCTCACCGTAGTCAGCACGTGCAGGATAGTGTCTATGTGCCACCGCTTGGTTGGGGCAAACCTGGGGGACATATGACTCATCAGTCCTGGCACTTACCCTCCCCAAATTCTACCCCCTCTGCCTCCTGGGCACCCGTCACCTCACCTCTCTGCTGCTAATAGGATGCCTGACGCACAGTCAGCCCGTAGATCAGGGGGACAGGACTCCAGAAAGCCCTGGAGCTCCCGTGTCATGGATCGCACATTGGAGCTGTTCACCAGAGCCAGGCTCAATTCCAGGGCCCGCCTGATAGAGAAATACAAGTATCTATGTAAAGCAACCCAGGTCACCCCCTTCCTATCTCAGGCCCTCCCCTTTCCCAGGCATCTGTCCCCTTAGCTGCCTCACTCAGCTGCTCTAACCTGGCTTGGGCCTTAGCCGCCAGGTGCCGGGCCCTCTTATCCCCTCCAGCCCCGCTCACCGGCTGAGGGAGGTGTCAGGTTCCTGCAGACATTCCACCACAGTGGACCGGTGCCGCTGCACAGCACTGTGATCAGACTGCACCAGCCGCAGCAACGACGTCAGGGCTACGTACCTGGTTAGCGTGGGAGAGACCCTGGCATGCCATGGCTGTCTGCTACGTACCTGGTTAACATGAGAGACCCTAGCATGCCATGGC
The window above is part of the Loxodonta africana isolate mLoxAfr1 chromosome 10, mLoxAfr1.hap2, whole genome shotgun sequence genome. Proteins encoded here:
- the AP1G2 gene encoding AP-1 complex subunit gamma-like 2 isoform X1, translated to MVVPSLKLQDLIEEIRGAKTQAQEREVIQKECAHIRASFRDGDPLHRHRQLAKLLYVHMLGYPAHFGQMECLKLIASPRFSDKRMGYLGAMLLLDERQDAHLLITNSIKNDLSQGSQPVQGLALCTLSTVGSAEMCRDLATEVEKLLLQPSPYVRKKAVLTAVHMIRKVPELSNIFLPPCAQLLQERHHGILLGTITLITELCEGSPAALRHFRKVVPQLVEILRTLVTSGYSAEHSISGVSDPFLQDPQGPVELKGRGKEALGSQPDPSRCSPQRWIFLLSPMTPYPMSSSIFQPLTQPQVQILRLLRILGRNHEDSSETMNDLLAQVATNTETSRNAGNAVLLETVLTIMDIRSAAGLRVLAVNILGRFLLNSDKNIRYVALTSLLRLVQSDHSAVQRHRSTVVECLQEPDTSLSRRALELSLALVNSSNVRSMTRELQGFLESCPPDLRADCASGILLAAERFAPTKRWHIDTILHVLTTAGTHVRDDAVANLTQLIGGAQELHAYSVCRLYSALAEDISQQPLVQVAAWCIGEYGDLLLEGSCEETEPLQVEEEEVLVLLEKVLQSHMSLPATRGYALTALMKLSTRLRGDNNRIRQVVSIYGSCLDVELQQRAVEYNTLFRKYDHMRAAILEKMPLMERGGPQVDEEAEESKEARLSEAAPVPTEPQASKLLDLLDLLDGTSGDSQHPPLDPSPGGTLVHLLDLPCAPPALAPIPNVKVFEREGLQLNLSFARPSEIPALLLITATATNSSGSDVTHFVCQAAVPKSIQLQLQAPSGDTVPAQGGLPITQLLRILNPNKAPLRLKLRLTYNHFGQSVQEIFEVNNLPLETWQ
- the THTPA gene encoding thiamine-triphosphatase; protein product: MAQGLIEVERKFVPGPDTEERLQELGGTLEHRITFQDSYYDTSELCLMKANHWLRQREGSGWELKCPGVAGVSGPHTEYRELTAEPAIVAQLCEVLGAEGLGAEGLGAGGVAALLGPLGLQEVAKFVTKRSAWKLVLLGAEEELPLKVDLDTADFGYAVGEVETLVHEEAEVPTALGKILSLSSLLGVPAQEKPPAKLIVYLQRFRPRDYQLLLESNSFREKLQETKHPDSSLG
- the AP1G2 gene encoding AP-1 complex subunit gamma-like 2 isoform X2; translation: MVVPSLKLQDLIEEIRGAKTQAQEREVIQKECAHIRASFRDGDPLHRHRQLAKLLYVHMLGYPAHFGQMECLKLIASPRFSDKRMGYLGAMLLLDERQDAHLLITNSIKNDLSQGSQPVQGLALCTLSTVGSAEMCRDLATEVEKLLLQPSPYVRKKAVLTAVHMIRKVPELSNIFLPPCAQLLQERHHGILLGTITLITELCEGSPAALRHFRKVVPQLVEILRTLVTSGYSAEHSISGVSDPFLQVQILRLLRILGRNHEDSSETMNDLLAQVATNTETSRNAGNAVLLETVLTIMDIRSAAGLRVLAVNILGRFLLNSDKNIRYVALTSLLRLVQSDHSAVQRHRSTVVECLQEPDTSLSRRALELSLALVNSSNVRSMTRELQGFLESCPPDLRADCASGILLAAERFAPTKRWHIDTILHVLTTAGTHVRDDAVANLTQLIGGAQELHAYSVCRLYSALAEDISQQPLVQVAAWCIGEYGDLLLEGSCEETEPLQVEEEEVLVLLEKVLQSHMSLPATRGYALTALMKLSTRLRGDNNRIRQVVSIYGSCLDVELQQRAVEYNTLFRKYDHMRAAILEKMPLMERGGPQVDEEAEESKEARLSEAAPVPTEPQASKLLDLLDLLDGTSGDSQHPPLDPSPGGTLVHLLDLPCAPPALAPIPNVKVFEREGLQLNLSFARPSEIPALLLITATATNSSGSDVTHFVCQAAVPKSIQLQLQAPSGDTVPAQGGLPITQLLRILNPNKAPLRLKLRLTYNHFGQSVQEIFEVNNLPLETWQ